The Aurantiacibacter gangjinensis genome includes a region encoding these proteins:
- a CDS encoding ammonium transporter — MRNAILKIGAALAASLAMSQPALAAPAAEAASDAVGGGTAYIFNTLLFLIGGFLVMWMAAGFAMLEAGLVRAKNTSTQCLKNIGLYSIAGLMFWVIGYNIAYPNFAENSLGLFGIGGTTYGMQGVGEADLETGYSVASDWFFQMVFCATTASIVSGTVAERIKIVPFFIFVTVLTAVIYPVVVSWEWGGGYLDSVHDFSDFAGSTLVHSTGGWAALVGALIIGPRLGRYGPNGQVNVFPGTNIPLATLGTFILWLGWFGFNGASQLAMGTVGDVSDVSKIFVNTNMAACGGVVATIILTQLRYKKADVTMALNGALAGLVAITAEPLAPSVGQSILIGAIGGVIVVFTVPLLDRLKIDDVVGAIPVHLFAGIWGTLVVALTAAPDSGVTFLGQLVGVLLTMVWVCAASAVVWLALKYTIGVRPSEEIEIAGLDVHETGVEAYPDFARTG; from the coding sequence ATGAGAAATGCTATCCTCAAGATCGGCGCTGCGCTGGCTGCCAGCCTCGCAATGTCGCAGCCTGCCCTCGCCGCTCCTGCTGCCGAAGCCGCGAGCGATGCGGTCGGCGGCGGCACGGCCTATATCTTCAACACGCTGCTTTTCCTGATCGGCGGCTTCCTGGTGATGTGGATGGCGGCGGGTTTCGCCATGCTAGAAGCGGGGCTTGTCCGCGCCAAGAATACCAGCACGCAGTGCCTCAAGAATATCGGCCTCTATTCCATAGCCGGCCTGATGTTCTGGGTGATCGGCTACAACATCGCCTATCCCAATTTTGCTGAAAACAGCCTCGGCCTGTTCGGCATTGGCGGCACGACTTACGGCATGCAGGGCGTGGGAGAGGCCGACCTGGAAACCGGCTATTCGGTCGCGTCCGACTGGTTCTTCCAGATGGTGTTCTGCGCCACCACCGCCTCCATCGTGTCGGGCACTGTCGCAGAGCGGATCAAGATCGTGCCCTTCTTCATCTTCGTGACCGTGCTGACAGCTGTCATCTACCCGGTCGTAGTCAGCTGGGAATGGGGCGGCGGCTATCTCGATAGCGTGCACGATTTCTCCGACTTTGCAGGGTCCACCCTCGTCCACTCGACCGGCGGATGGGCTGCGCTGGTCGGTGCGCTGATTATCGGGCCGCGCCTTGGCCGCTACGGGCCGAACGGGCAGGTGAATGTCTTCCCCGGCACCAATATCCCGCTCGCTACGCTGGGCACCTTCATCCTGTGGCTGGGCTGGTTCGGCTTCAACGGCGCATCGCAGCTGGCCATGGGCACGGTGGGCGATGTATCGGATGTGTCGAAGATTTTCGTCAACACCAATATGGCCGCGTGCGGCGGCGTGGTGGCGACGATCATCCTGACACAGCTGCGCTACAAGAAGGCCGACGTCACCATGGCGCTAAACGGCGCGCTGGCCGGCTTGGTTGCCATCACGGCAGAGCCGCTGGCGCCCAGCGTGGGCCAGTCCATCCTGATTGGCGCAATCGGCGGCGTAATCGTGGTGTTCACCGTGCCGCTGCTCGACAGGCTGAAGATCGACGATGTGGTGGGCGCAATTCCCGTCCACCTGTTTGCGGGTATCTGGGGCACGCTCGTTGTCGCGCTGACCGCAGCGCCCGATTCCGGCGTCACCTTCCTCGGCCAGCTGGTCGGCGTGTTGCTGACGATGGTGTGGGTGTGCGCCGCATCGGCGGTGGTGTGGCTCGCGCTCAAATACACCATCGGCGTCCGTCCGTCGGAAGAGATCGAGATCGCCGGTCTCGATGTCCACGAAACCGGCGTGGAAGCCTATCCCGACTTCGCTCGCACCGGCTGA
- a CDS encoding sterol desaturase family protein yields MDFDPVAYAIPVFIALILAELLWSRRGGARSAYEWRDTGTSLAIGLGSTVAGALTGGAVVSMLVAVHDLSPLAIGWAWWAWPLCFVLDDLAYYWFHRCAHRVRWFWASHVNHHSSQHYNLSTALRQSWTGFFALSFIFRLPLAAIGFEPGMILICGGINLVYQFWIHTEAVKRMPRWFEAVMNTPSHHRVHHAVNARYLDRNYAGTFIVWDKLFGTFAAEDDADRIRYGIVSQLGTFNVLYAVFHEWIGIARDVWRAPWRHKLSYLLREPGWSHDGSRETSDMIRQRWEREQAD; encoded by the coding sequence ATGGACTTCGATCCGGTCGCCTATGCCATACCCGTCTTTATCGCGCTGATCCTTGCAGAATTGCTCTGGTCGCGGCGGGGCGGTGCGCGCTCTGCCTATGAGTGGCGCGATACCGGCACGTCGCTCGCCATCGGCCTGGGCAGTACGGTTGCGGGCGCGCTCACCGGCGGGGCGGTGGTCAGCATGCTGGTGGCAGTGCACGACCTCTCGCCGCTTGCCATCGGCTGGGCGTGGTGGGCCTGGCCACTCTGCTTCGTGCTGGACGATCTGGCCTATTACTGGTTCCACCGCTGCGCGCACCGCGTGCGCTGGTTCTGGGCGAGCCATGTAAACCATCATTCCAGCCAGCATTACAATCTCTCCACCGCGCTGCGGCAAAGCTGGACGGGCTTTTTCGCTCTCAGCTTCATCTTCCGCCTGCCGCTGGCCGCCATCGGGTTCGAGCCGGGCATGATCCTCATCTGCGGCGGCATCAATCTCGTCTACCAGTTCTGGATCCATACCGAGGCGGTAAAGCGCATGCCGCGCTGGTTCGAGGCGGTGATGAACACGCCCTCGCACCACCGCGTGCATCATGCCGTCAATGCGCGCTATCTCGACCGGAACTATGCCGGCACCTTCATCGTGTGGGACAAGCTGTTCGGCACCTTCGCTGCCGAGGATGACGCGGACCGCATCCGCTATGGCATCGTCAGCCAGCTGGGCACGTTCAATGTGCTCTACGCCGTGTTCCACGAATGGATCGGCATTGCCCGCGACGTGTGGCGCGCGCCGTGGCGGCACAAGCTCTCCTACCTGCTGCGCGAACCGGGCTGGAGCCATGATGGCAGCCGCGAGACATCGGACATGATCCGGCAGCGCTGGGAGCGCGAGCAGGCTGACTGA
- a CDS encoding TIGR01244 family sulfur transferase → MLRFECYVPARRLLWNGGTCRIVSIVLLIMEVSAEMADFRRLTDRISVSPQITPQEVAEAAAQGFALIVNNRPDGEETGQPSGESVEAAARAHGLRYIAIPVGHEGLGEDQITAMKDALADAEGKTLAFCRSGTRSTYLWALAEAARGEKPALLRAHAVDAGYDLSPIAPTLDVIATRAHG, encoded by the coding sequence ATGTTACGCTTCGAATGTTATGTGCCCGCGCGGCGGCTATTGTGGAATGGCGGCACTTGCCGCATTGTCTCCATCGTTCTTCTCATCATGGAGGTTTCTGCCGAAATGGCCGACTTTCGCCGCCTGACAGATCGCATTTCGGTCAGCCCGCAAATCACCCCGCAAGAGGTGGCGGAAGCTGCCGCGCAAGGCTTCGCGCTCATCGTCAACAACCGTCCCGATGGCGAGGAGACCGGCCAGCCGAGCGGCGAATCGGTGGAGGCCGCCGCGCGCGCGCACGGACTGCGCTACATCGCCATACCGGTGGGGCACGAAGGCTTGGGCGAGGACCAGATTACCGCGATGAAAGACGCGCTGGCAGATGCAGAGGGCAAGACGCTCGCCTTCTGCCGTTCGGGCACGCGTTCGACCTATCTGTGGGCTCTGGCCGAAGCGGCCCGTGGCGAGAAACCGGCCTTGCTGCGCGCGCATGCGGTTGACGCCGGTTATGATCTTTCGCCCATAGCGCCCACGCTCGACGTTATCGCCACACGCGCCCACGGCTGA
- a CDS encoding cold-shock protein: MGYDRGRRGRGRDKRDNIGEEGFDPFMDGSPPGDGGGWRDGGNDRGGYGGGGGGGRFNDDRGGGSGGGYGGGNRGGYGGGGGNRGGGFGGGDRGGPRGGGGSGMPAQVVGTGQGKVKFFNAQKGFGFIQRDEGGEDVFVHISQVERAGLEGLAEGQELQFNLVDRGGKISAADIQVVGDVIEAPARAPQRELTGEKAVGTVKFFNSMKGFGFITRDDGKEDAFVHISAVERSGLPGIAEGDRFEFDLEVDRRGKHSAVNLVPVQG, translated from the coding sequence ATGGGTTATGATCGAGGACGTCGAGGTCGGGGTCGCGACAAGCGAGACAATATCGGTGAAGAAGGGTTCGATCCCTTTATGGACGGTTCCCCTCCCGGCGATGGCGGCGGCTGGCGCGATGGCGGCAATGACCGCGGCGGATATGGCGGCGGTGGCGGCGGTGGTCGCTTCAACGACGATCGCGGCGGTGGCAGCGGTGGCGGCTACGGCGGCGGAAACCGTGGCGGCTATGGCGGCGGTGGCGGCAATCGCGGTGGCGGTTTTGGCGGCGGCGACCGCGGCGGACCGCGCGGCGGTGGTGGCAGCGGCATGCCGGCACAGGTCGTCGGTACCGGCCAGGGCAAGGTAAAGTTCTTCAACGCCCAGAAAGGCTTCGGCTTCATCCAGCGCGATGAGGGCGGCGAGGACGTTTTCGTGCATATCAGCCAAGTCGAACGTGCCGGGCTGGAAGGCCTCGCCGAAGGGCAGGAGCTGCAATTCAACCTCGTCGATCGCGGCGGAAAGATCTCTGCAGCCGACATCCAGGTCGTCGGCGACGTTATCGAGGCACCGGCGCGTGCTCCGCAGCGCGAGCTGACCGGTGAGAAAGCCGTGGGCACCGTCAAGTTCTTCAATTCCATGAAGGGCTTCGGCTTCATCACGCGCGACGACGGCAAGGAAGATGCTTTCGTCCATATCAGCGCGGTGGAGCGTTCGGGCCTTCCCGGCATTGCCGAAGGCGACCGGTTCGAATTCGATCTGGAAGTCGATCGCCGTGGCAAGCACTCGGCCGTCAACCTGGTGCCTGTCCAGGGCTGA
- a CDS encoding aspartate aminotransferase family protein, translating into MTITPLMPVYPRCGVRPVEGDHCHLIDENGTRYLDFASGIAVNLLGHSHKGLISAIQDQASRLMHVSNLYGSPQGEALAQKLVDHTFADTVFFTNSGAESVECAIKTARAYHQHEGNEERFEIITFKNAFHGRTMATISASNQEKMHKGFNPLLPGFTYVEFDDLEGAKAAIGPHTAGFLVEPIQGEGGIRPASEGFMKGLRELADEHDLMLALDEVQCGVARTGKLFAYENYGIEPDILASAKGLGGGFPMGACLATEKAARGMVFGTHGSTYGGNPLAMAAGNAVMDAVANPEFLEEVRAKGERLRSRIEQFIGNYPDLFESVRGMGLMLGIRMKVEPRPFMVHLRDNHELLMVAAGDHTLRVLPPLVIGDAEMDEFFEKLSAGAASFKVPEAA; encoded by the coding sequence ATGACCATCACACCGCTCATGCCCGTCTATCCGCGCTGCGGCGTCCGCCCGGTGGAGGGCGATCATTGTCACCTGATCGACGAGAACGGCACGCGCTATCTCGACTTTGCGTCGGGCATCGCGGTGAACCTGCTGGGCCACAGCCACAAGGGGCTGATTTCGGCAATCCAGGACCAGGCGTCGCGCCTGATGCACGTCTCCAACCTCTATGGCAGTCCGCAGGGCGAGGCGCTGGCACAGAAGCTGGTGGATCACACATTTGCCGACACGGTGTTCTTCACCAATTCGGGCGCGGAGTCGGTGGAATGCGCGATCAAGACGGCGCGCGCCTACCACCAGCACGAAGGCAATGAAGAACGCTTCGAGATCATCACTTTCAAGAACGCCTTCCATGGCCGCACGATGGCGACGATCAGCGCGTCCAATCAGGAAAAGATGCACAAGGGGTTCAACCCGCTGCTGCCTGGTTTCACATATGTTGAGTTCGACGATCTGGAAGGCGCGAAAGCGGCCATCGGTCCGCATACCGCAGGCTTTCTGGTCGAACCTATCCAAGGTGAGGGCGGTATCCGTCCGGCGAGCGAAGGCTTCATGAAGGGCCTGCGCGAATTGGCCGACGAGCATGACCTGATGCTGGCCCTGGACGAGGTGCAATGCGGCGTGGCGCGCACCGGCAAGCTTTTCGCGTACGAGAATTACGGCATTGAGCCCGATATCCTCGCCAGTGCCAAGGGTCTGGGCGGTGGCTTCCCGATGGGCGCTTGCCTCGCGACTGAAAAGGCGGCGCGGGGCATGGTCTTCGGCACGCATGGGTCCACTTACGGCGGCAACCCGCTCGCCATGGCGGCGGGCAATGCCGTGATGGATGCCGTCGCCAATCCGGAATTTCTGGAAGAGGTGCGGGCCAAGGGAGAGCGCCTGCGCAGCCGCATCGAGCAGTTCATCGGAAATTATCCCGACCTGTTCGAGAGCGTGCGCGGAATGGGCCTGATGCTTGGCATCCGCATGAAGGTCGAGCCGAGACCGTTCATGGTGCACCTGCGTGACAATCACGAGCTGCTGATGGTCGCAGCGGGCGATCACACGCTGCGCGTTTTGCCGCCGTTGGTTATCGGCGATGCAGAGATGGACGAGTTCTTCGAAAAACTGTCCGCCGGTGCCGCATCCTTCAAGGTGCCGGAAGCCGCCTGA
- the argF gene encoding ornithine carbamoyltransferase produces the protein MADDALDLAPVVRNFLDLSDAGGETIASMIDDAIVRKAARRGLPKGAPDSDKPLAGHVLAMVFEKSSTRTRVSFDIAMRQLGGSALILDASTSQLGRGESIADTARVLSRMADAIMVRTDDHTKIEEMAAHAHVPVINGLTDRSHPCQIVADLLTMIEHRKALPGLEVAWFGDGNNVLHSVLEAAALMKFNVRVATPKGYAPDAEFVRMARAAGSTVRLTHDAAAAAKDADVIVTDTWVSMGQEHADEKLAAMQPYRVDAALMAHAKPDAIFLHCLPAHVGDEVSSDVFEGPQSVVFDEAENRIHAQKSILLWCFGKLG, from the coding sequence ATGGCGGATGACGCGCTCGATCTTGCGCCGGTCGTCCGGAATTTCCTCGACCTGTCGGATGCGGGCGGTGAAACCATCGCCTCCATGATCGACGACGCCATCGTGCGTAAGGCCGCGCGACGCGGCCTGCCGAAAGGCGCGCCCGATAGCGACAAGCCTCTTGCAGGCCATGTTCTGGCGATGGTGTTCGAAAAAAGCTCGACCCGCACGCGCGTCAGTTTCGATATCGCGATGCGCCAGCTCGGCGGAAGCGCGCTGATTCTGGATGCATCGACTTCGCAACTGGGTCGCGGCGAAAGCATTGCCGATACGGCGCGCGTTCTCAGCCGCATGGCCGATGCCATCATGGTCCGCACCGATGACCATACGAAGATCGAGGAGATGGCGGCCCACGCGCATGTTCCCGTGATCAACGGTCTGACCGACCGCTCCCATCCCTGCCAGATCGTCGCCGACCTGCTGACGATGATCGAACATCGCAAGGCGCTGCCGGGACTGGAAGTCGCGTGGTTCGGAGATGGCAATAATGTGCTGCATTCCGTGCTGGAGGCGGCGGCGCTGATGAAGTTCAACGTGCGCGTAGCAACGCCGAAGGGCTATGCGCCGGACGCCGAATTCGTGCGTATGGCGCGCGCTGCCGGCAGCACTGTTAGGCTTACGCATGATGCGGCGGCAGCGGCGAAGGATGCAGACGTCATCGTCACCGATACATGGGTGTCGATGGGGCAGGAACATGCCGATGAAAAGCTGGCCGCGATGCAGCCCTATCGCGTCGATGCCGCGCTGATGGCGCATGCGAAGCCTGATGCGATTTTCCTGCATTGCCTACCCGCCCATGTGGGCGACGAAGTCAGCAGCGATGTATTCGAAGGCCCGCAATCGGTGGTGTTCGACGAAGCGGAGAACCGCATCCACGCGCAGAAATCCATCCTGCTGTGGTGCTTCGGGAAGCTGGGCTAG
- a CDS encoding Hsp33 family molecular chaperone HslO gives MTEKTPTTYTDELLGFAIPSRNSRGRCVRLGPVLDEILAAHDYAPSLKHCLAEALVLTTMMGGLLKGEDDQITVQAQGEGGIVSLLVCDYRDGKLRGYVDHDPEKLAESGANPSLESLFGKAHLAITFDIAKTGKRYQGIVPLEGATLSAAVESYFRQSEQIPTLIRTAISSSGAQTLAAGFLVQHMPEGEEGRERLHVRLDDPEWEHVSIMAESLRHEELVERDLSLEEIVWRLYHEEDKVLIMPGHAIAKGCRCTEAHFEDVLARFPKEDRREMADEDGIIMVDCAFCSKVFAIQD, from the coding sequence ATGACGGAAAAGACCCCCACCACATACACTGACGAACTGCTCGGCTTCGCGATCCCATCGCGCAATTCGCGCGGGCGCTGCGTTCGCCTCGGACCTGTGCTCGATGAGATACTGGCTGCGCACGATTACGCGCCTTCGCTCAAGCATTGCTTGGCCGAAGCGCTCGTGCTGACGACAATGATGGGCGGACTGCTGAAGGGGGAGGACGACCAGATCACCGTACAGGCGCAGGGCGAAGGCGGCATCGTATCGCTACTGGTCTGCGATTACCGCGACGGGAAGCTGCGCGGCTATGTCGACCATGACCCCGAAAAGCTCGCCGAAAGCGGCGCCAATCCCTCGCTCGAAAGCCTGTTTGGAAAGGCGCATCTTGCGATCACTTTCGACATCGCGAAGACCGGCAAACGCTATCAGGGCATCGTGCCGCTGGAAGGCGCAACGCTATCTGCTGCGGTGGAAAGCTATTTCCGGCAGAGCGAGCAGATCCCGACGCTGATACGCACTGCAATCTCTTCGAGCGGCGCGCAGACGCTCGCCGCCGGCTTCCTGGTCCAGCATATGCCGGAAGGCGAAGAGGGGCGGGAAAGGCTGCATGTCCGGCTCGATGATCCCGAGTGGGAGCATGTGTCGATCATGGCCGAGAGCCTGCGGCACGAGGAGTTGGTCGAGCGCGATCTGTCTTTGGAAGAGATCGTGTGGCGCCTCTATCATGAGGAAGACAAGGTGCTCATCATGCCGGGCCATGCGATCGCCAAGGGGTGTCGCTGCACGGAAGCGCATTTCGAGGATGTGCTGGCTCGCTTCCCGAAGGAAGACCGGCGCGAGATGGCGGACGAGGACGGGATAATCATGGTCGATTGTGCGTTCTGTTCGAAGGTCTTCGCGATCCAGGACTAA
- a CDS encoding DUF3617 family protein, whose protein sequence is MGMIGIRLGLGFASAALAAALALTPVAAQAPELAMLDRLERGQWELRLRSDGSRSRICVRSGRELIQIRHRQPGCERFVVQDDPNEVTVQYTCRGNGYGRTTIRREGAGLVQVRSRGIEGGRPFSVEGEARRVGSC, encoded by the coding sequence ATGGGCATGATTGGAATACGGCTCGGTCTCGGATTTGCCAGCGCTGCGCTTGCGGCGGCCCTCGCGCTGACGCCGGTTGCCGCGCAGGCGCCGGAGCTTGCCATGCTCGACCGGCTCGAGCGTGGGCAGTGGGAATTGCGCCTGCGTTCCGACGGCTCGCGTTCCCGGATATGCGTGCGGTCGGGCCGCGAACTCATTCAGATCCGCCATCGCCAGCCGGGGTGCGAGCGTTTTGTTGTCCAGGACGACCCGAACGAAGTGACCGTGCAATACACTTGTCGGGGCAATGGATACGGGCGGACGACCATCCGGCGGGAGGGCGCCGGGCTTGTGCAGGTTCGCAGTCGGGGAATCGAAGGCGGCCGGCCATTCTCCGTGGAAGGCGAAGCGCGCCGCGTGGGTAGCTGTTAA
- the queC gene encoding 7-cyano-7-deazaguanine synthase QueC produces the protein MTELAKIGVILLSGGLDSMVTAALAKEQGYRLHALTIDYGQRHVRELQSARAIADKLGVERHVSLPLDLRQFGKSALTDDIDVPKSGVGNDIPVTYVPARNLLFLALTTAFAESAGSSDIFIGVNALDYSGYPDCRPEFIASFAETARLGTKQGVEGSPFEIHAPLQHMTKAEIARECARLGLDASWSWSCYDPTADGLACGLCDSCRLRRKGLAEAGVVDSTRYAATPDRA, from the coding sequence ATGACTGAATTAGCGAAAATCGGCGTCATCCTGCTGTCCGGCGGCCTTGATTCGATGGTCACGGCAGCTCTGGCCAAGGAACAGGGCTATCGCCTGCATGCTCTCACGATCGATTATGGGCAGCGGCACGTTCGCGAATTGCAGTCCGCGCGCGCTATCGCTGACAAGCTCGGCGTGGAGCGGCATGTGTCCTTGCCGCTCGACTTGCGGCAATTCGGCAAATCGGCGCTGACCGACGATATCGACGTCCCCAAGTCCGGCGTCGGCAACGACATTCCTGTAACCTATGTGCCTGCGCGTAACTTGCTCTTCCTCGCGTTGACGACCGCCTTTGCCGAAAGCGCGGGATCGAGCGATATTTTCATCGGCGTAAATGCGCTCGACTATTCGGGCTATCCCGATTGTCGCCCGGAATTCATTGCGAGTTTCGCAGAAACGGCGCGCCTTGGCACGAAGCAGGGCGTCGAAGGATCGCCGTTCGAGATCCACGCGCCTCTCCAGCATATGACGAAGGCCGAGATTGCGCGTGAATGCGCGCGGTTGGGCTTGGATGCCAGCTGGAGCTGGTCATGCTACGACCCGACGGCAGACGGCCTTGCGTGCGGCCTGTGCGACAGCTGCAGGCTGCGCCGGAAGGGCCTCGCAGAGGCGGGCGTGGTGGATTCGACGCGCTACGCTGCGACGCCGGATCGGGCCTAG
- a CDS encoding superoxide dismutase family protein, whose protein sequence is MRAMKFGLAAIAVTALSACSTVYEQAADTVGTASVLNRAGEQVGVANLYSLAGEVTLSVSFTSLPAGTSAVHLHTTGDCSAGDFTSAGGHLNPGDNQHGTLNPQGAHLGDLPNIEIGSDGSGSMSAILRGRSAEVLPQIFDGDGTALVVHEGPDDYRTDPAGAAGARIACGVFSES, encoded by the coding sequence ATGCGCGCTATGAAATTCGGACTGGCCGCCATCGCCGTAACTGCCTTGTCGGCCTGTTCCACCGTCTACGAGCAAGCGGCTGACACCGTCGGAACTGCGTCTGTACTCAATCGCGCAGGCGAACAAGTCGGCGTGGCGAACCTCTACTCCCTCGCCGGAGAAGTAACGCTGTCGGTCTCCTTCACAAGCTTGCCCGCAGGCACGAGCGCAGTCCACCTCCACACCACCGGCGATTGCAGCGCGGGCGACTTCACCTCCGCCGGCGGCCACCTCAATCCCGGCGACAACCAGCATGGTACGCTCAATCCGCAAGGCGCGCATCTGGGCGACCTGCCCAATATCGAGATCGGCTCCGATGGCAGTGGTTCGATGAGCGCGATACTGCGGGGACGCAGCGCCGAAGTACTCCCGCAAATCTTCGACGGCGATGGCACAGCGCTGGTCGTTCACGAAGGGCCCGACGATTATCGCACCGATCCGGCAGGCGCTGCCGGAGCGCGTATCGCATGCGGCGTGTTCTCGGAAAGCTAG
- a CDS encoding DUF2793 domain-containing protein, translated as MSDAYTFTSKTPRFGLPNLFSGQAQKEITVNEALARLDALLHMRVLGVSNGPPTNPEEGDSWIVDSQPTGAWSGHPDVMAHYQSGTWLFTQPQEGMVLYDDDAGQFINYRGGWQRAANVSAATGGSVEDVESRAAIAAIIDVLKAAAIIPQT; from the coding sequence ATGTCGGACGCATATACCTTCACGAGCAAAACGCCGCGCTTCGGCCTGCCGAACCTGTTCAGCGGCCAAGCGCAGAAAGAAATCACGGTCAATGAAGCACTCGCCCGCCTGGATGCGCTGCTGCATATGCGCGTGCTTGGTGTATCGAATGGCCCGCCTACCAATCCGGAAGAGGGCGATAGCTGGATCGTCGATAGCCAGCCCACAGGCGCTTGGTCCGGACATCCCGATGTGATGGCACACTATCAAAGCGGCACCTGGCTGTTCACGCAGCCTCAAGAAGGCATGGTGCTCTACGACGACGATGCCGGGCAGTTCATCAATTATCGCGGCGGCTGGCAGCGCGCCGCTAATGTCTCAGCCGCTACAGGCGGTAGCGTGGAAGACGTCGAGAGCCGCGCAGCCATCGCCGCGATTATTGACGTGCTCAAGGCAGCGGCGATCATACCGCAGACCTGA